Proteins from a genomic interval of Antedon mediterranea chromosome 5, ecAntMedi1.1, whole genome shotgun sequence:
- the LOC140050179 gene encoding uncharacterized protein isoform X1, translated as MSWDLILILGLYLLSKATCEEEPWPRLVWTELRLKDSTAKLQSLPADPNDYISSSSISTRYYYTNKPAHWIAVTNDFEERTVFWSDSGQKRIMKGGLGDAATASSIYQGTSSSVEGIAVDWLAKTLYWVDETYNWIVVTDYYASNIAILIDTGLSKPRGIATHPHKGYLFWTDWGSGDQKVERSTLAGDDRVVLVDDDLFFPNGLTIDFATDRLYWTDVNVAFSKIKSTDLNGNNLTTIIEIASSTAHFFDLTVFQNYLFVTDWRNYLRCVNIKEKSHYFALNLGSRPYGIMVFGNENQPNGTSPCASKPCNQICVTDPGPDGYKCLCKEGYEFFDGKCKKREIGLSSPQIIFSKSNSLCGIPGNFPDLPLPADFSAPCFLQNQTHIVALQLDSEEKLLFYSDAELRRVMSVRLTHGSNTNTIMGGVGSVEGIAVDWISKNLYMTDYAMNRIVVSRYEGTSRKILIDTDVISPRSIAIDPRESAKFLFWTEFGEPAQIERSFLDGSHRQVIVSKPLVSPNGLTIDFASKRLFFGDRSSSKIESVDYDGLNRKLVFAKPAAHFFDMDIYQDYLLFTEWNENTGVHAIEFESGREQKSLLHDGIAYGIKTYSPSRQPTDATDYMGPSCLDENGGCQHLCLPSSDAQGYTCDCSTGYRIHTDGKTCVTDIMDDNFILLADTYLHAIFQVSLGGATNGYTALPLGMMSNSVAIDFDPVDKMVYWTDVDSGSINRAKLDGTMREIVARRGVESADGIAVDSVSRLLFWTDSTKKTIEVSQLNGLDRKTIIDTDVDKPRAIAADSVNGVIYWTDWGNEPKIERANMDGTNRTVLVNSGLVWPNGLELDFQSNRLYWCDGKMSKIESINFNGQDRQPLIDLGSSKENHLFGLTSDENNIYWSNWAAGMVMTVKKTDIDTNGTSFGFKGFTKINDISLYNSRLTRQGTTACSVQNGNCSNLCLPLPGEDRTCACANGIDLTPENDNICDGAVRCPETFENGNVYNCDRFPYDSCQVDCDIGYDILIPEIDCKPNGEWNISLNDPCQIVKCPVPILHPNVYIADCLPPYEYNTSCTFKCGTGTSQTSGNATQTCGVSGWEGDPLTCQVVHCPPLNPPANGAYSPSACSLQSVQFNQICGLGCSSGYDLSGSRTHLCLEDGTWSSAFEDNKCIDVETPTFGNTCPQNITVITPHGKDTMKVTWQVPIATDNSNDVNVTSDATPPITLGEGERLITYTAIDASENKATCTFGVIVEVRRCKTLLAPMHGHLGGVNCGNHLGTSCEIVCNEGYYMVGGDSNRTCSLQNGQPIWTGQQPSCSNVICPEVEAPQHVLKAACSAPYILHTECQYICQKGYNKVSGSDRQTCGISGEWTGSLIQCEIQTCRAIPAFAHGMIIPANCTNAGGRYNDECTFSCVENYELQGEAVHVCGASGQWSNMDDEHVCQDPTAPKLGQCPDNINVVANRNETTAEALWVIPDSFDENGERLNVTSSKPNGERLSEGNHTIVLSATDSKGKNSSCRFIVEVTVHRCPEHPPFEHGLMIGQCNNHYGTSCQFACETGFLLTGSRIRTCELFDGNNNIFDWTGDMPGCGANLCPMFPSPENGLIQGCDASQPQPYQTQCQVQCSEGYRQTSGDNLRVCLDNGTWDGIPLDCQGVACPGVSIEGVSVYPPSCSNGAVYRDECHFGCNQGYALRGALSQYCSASGQWTQNDNDTFCEDITPPVFTDCPDELPFQADECQRQALVDFSDPKAEDNSGQVVVSALTILFEGLPTYLPDGEFKFNYIAEDDARNIARCSFKVKVIVTQCPDLPITNSLDINTSCNNLYGSIAKFRCTRAYSTLEGQSNVTCLSTGEWSDSTPHCNEVMCNPLRNQDYGKVMPFVYPYSCSARRHPVGKQCHIRCPFGYQSRDGTTSVRCLPNGQWTSLPDSLCVDITPPRFISCPSAITKYLSPRKSTVKVTWNKPRPFDTSGVFNLTSPDVEQPLQLGPGITRLNYVATDGSGNEAHCIFTITVIDAQKPTVKGCPEVQALKSDTLPIEFKWHHSPVFADNVNVTDITYSRQKGDLVYEWGEYSVDITATDDNNNAATCTMLVEAVPTDPCKTLDAPKNGQMNCKAHHCTATCRDGYVFLDGQTRHKYNCNTVLGRWNHGNPTDPQPFAASCSKVIPGNEIRLERQDALVFSHPTPIDCRNTSASRQTQIQNLLDSSKFITFCQSHEDIQCSFKDISSLCANNRVKRTTLAILSNEVGVMFTYVATSSNADLLDQMLRAINISINDLWPESKAYLDINGDRVTLAPSISEKGTVSSVCPKGQSAANKKCVQCSPGTFYDIHFERCLPCQVGTYQDKEGQLACVPCPRGTSTPGSSAFSLDSCTRSCRPGNYSYLGIEPCNKCAVGTYQTRYNSRFCTRCPKGVETHDEGSSSIRECIGYETYSTASPSEIPTGSIKPTKGQMTTQAMTTASSNDSEVATLKDSREFSIIIVVVCVAVAFFVIVVIAICVVKRRRKKGTFKPHRLNDDSQPVSNMFQELGEMQTLCFENQTYSADNVDKNIEDDFGYSMLENDNTSIGKPLTSFKVDENDDLLATL; from the exons ATGTCCTGGGATCTTATATTaatcctaggcctatatttactTTCGAAAG CTACTTGCGAAGAAGAACCATGGCCTCGACTGGTGTGGACTGAACTCAGACTGAAAGACAGCACTGCTAAATTACAAAGCTTACCGGCTGATCCTAACGATTACATTTCATCTAGTTCTATATCAACACGATACTACTATACTAACAAACCAGCGCATTGGATAGCTGTTACCAATGACTTTGAAGAACGAACCGTCTTCTGGAGTGATAGTGGACAAAAACGGATTATGAAAGGCGGCCTTGGCGATGCTGCTACAGCATCGTCCATCTACCAGGGCACTTCGTCTTCGGTTGAAGGAATCGCAGTTGACTGGCTAGCGAAGACTCTGTACTGGGTAGATGAAACCTACAATTGGATTGTTGTTACAGATTATTATGCTAGTAATATAGCGATATTAATTGATACTGGATTGTCGAAGCCAAGAGGTATCGCAACTCATCCACATAAAGG tTACCTGTTTTGGACAGACTGGGGTTCAGGAGACCAGAAAGTTGAAAGGTCAACTTTAGCCGGTGATGATCGAGTTGTTTTAGTCGATGATGATCTCTTTTTTCCAAACGGTTTGACGATTGATTTTGCAACAGACCG ACTATATTGGACAGATGTGAACGTTGCATTCAGTAAAATAAAAAGCACAGACCTGAACGGCAACAATCTCACAACAATTATTGAAATAGCTTCAAGTACTGCACACTTCTTTGATCTTACAGTCTTTCAA AATTACTTATTTGTTACTGACTGGCGGAATTATCTACGATGTGTCAATATAAAAGAGAAGTCTCACTACTTCGCCCTGAATCTTGGTTCTCGTCCGTATGGAATCATGGTTTTTGGCAATGAAAACCAACCTAATGGAACAT CTCCTTGTGCCAGCAAGCCATGCAATCAAATTTGTGTTACTGATCCTGGTCCGGATGGCTATAAATGTCTCTGCAAAGAAGGATATGAATTCTTTGATGGGAAGTGCAAAAAAC gAGAAATTGGGTTAAGTTCACCACAAATTATTTTCTCTAAGAGTAACAGTTTATGCGGCATTCCTGGCAACTTTCCCGATCTACCGCTACCAGCTGACTTCAGTGCTCCGTGCTTTCTACAGAATCAAACGCACATTGTTGCTCTTCAATTAGACTCGGAGGAGAAACTGTTGTTTTATTCGGACGCAGAGTTAAGGCGTGTGATGTCGGTGAGACTCACCCATGGGTCCAATACCAACACCATCATGGGCGGTGTGGGCAGCGTTGAAG GCATTGCAGTGGATTGGATAAGTAAAAATCTTTACATGACTGACTACGCCATGAACCGTATCGTAGTTTCTCGCTACGAGGGCACCAGTCGTAAAATTCTTATAGACACAGATGTCATTTCTCCGAGAAGTATCGCTATAGATCCTCGTGAAAG TGCAAAGTTTTTATTTTGGACTGAATTTGGAGAACCAGCACAGATCGAACGATCCTTTTTGGATGGTAGCCATAGGCAGGTGATAGTATCAAAACCTTTGGTATCACCAAATGGCCTCACTATAGATTTTGCCAGTAAAAG GTTGTTCTTCGGTGATCGCAGTAGTAGTAAAATTGAAAGCGTGGATTATGATGGCTTAAATCGTAAACTTGTGTTCGCAAAGCCTGCAGCTCATTTCTTTGATATGGATATTTATCAG GATTATTTACTTTTTACGGAATGGAATGAGAATACCGGAGTTCATGCAATTGAATTTGAAAGTGGGCGGGAACAAAAGAGCCTGCTGCATGATGGGATAGCATACGGAATAAAAACATATTCACCTTCAAGACAACCAACAGACGCAACAG ATTATATGGGACCAAGTTGCTTGGATGAAAATGGCGGCTGCCAACATCTGTGCTTACCATCATCTGATGCACAAGGCTACACATGTGACTGTAGCACAGGATATAGGATACATACAGATGGCAAAACATGTGTCACAG ATATTATGGATGATAATTTTATTCTTTTGGCCGACACGTACCTGCATGCGATTTTCCAAGTAAGCCTTGGGGGCGCCACTAATGGTTACACAGCTCTTCCATTGGGAATGATGTCGAATTCTGTTGCAATTGATTTCGATCCAGTTGATAAAATGGTGTACTGGACAGATGTCGATTCTGGAAGTATCAACCGAGCTAAACTAGATGGAACGATGCGAGAGATTGTTGCACGTAGAGGAGTGGAGA gTGCAGATGGTATAGCAGTAGACAGTGTATCTAGACTCCTTTTCTGGACAGATTCAACCAAGAAAACAATAGAAGTATCACAACTTAATGGTCTGGATCGTAAGACTATCATTGACACAGATGTTGACAAACCACGTGCTATTGCTGCTGATTCAGTAAATGG GGTGATATACTGGACAGATTGGGGAAATGAGCCAAAAATAGAAAGAGCAAACATGGATGGAACAAACCGGACTGTTCTGGTTAATTCTGGTTTGGTCTGGCCAAATGGACTTGAACTTGATTTTCAAT CTAATCGATTGTACTGGTGCGATGGGAAAATGTCCAAAATTGAGAGCATAAATTTTAATGGTCAGGACCGGCAGCCTTTGATCGACTTGGGTAGTTCAAAAGAAAACCATTTGTTTGGATTGACGTCTGATGAAAACAACATTTACTGGAGTAATTGGGCCGCTGGTATGGTAATGACGGTTAAAAAAACGGATATAGATACAAATGGAACATCATTCGGTTTCAAAGGCTTTACTAAAATCAATGATATATCACTTTACAATAGCAGATTAACAAGACAAG GTACTACAGCTTGCTCCGTGCAAAATGGTAACTGCAGTAACCTGTGTTTACCTCTTCCTGGCGAGGACCGTACGTGTGCATGTGCCAATGGGATAGATTTGACACCTGAGAATGATAATATCTGCGATGGAG CTGTACGGTGTCCTGAAACATTTGAAAACGGAAATGTGTACAACTGCGACCGTTTTCCGTATGACTCTTGCCAAGTGGATTGTGATATTGGCTACGACATTCTTATCCCAGAAATCGACTGCAAACCTAATGGAGAATGGAACATCAGTTTGAATGATCCATGTCAAA TTGTCAAGTGTCCAGTGCCCATTTTACATCCAAACGTGTATATCGCGGATTGCCTGCCACCATATGAGTATAACACCAGTTGTACTTTCAAGTGCGGGACTGGTACATCACAAACCAGTGGCAATGCGACCCAGACATGTGGAGTCAGTGGATGGGAGGGTGATCCACTTACCTGTCAAG TTGTGCATTGTCCACCTCTCAACCCACCTGCCAATGGAGCATATTCTCCCAGTGCTTGTTCCTTGCAAAGTGTGCAATTTAATCAGATTTGTGGGCTAGGCTGCTCTAGTGGCTATGATCTGTCAGGATCTAGGACTCACCTTTGCCTGGAGGATGGTACTTGGAGCAGTGCCTTTGAAGATAACAAATGCATAG ATGTCGAAACTCCAACGTTTGGAAACACTTGCCCACAAAACATCACAGTTATCACACCCCATGGTAAAGATACAATGAAGGTGACATGGCAGGTACCAATCGCAACAGATAACTCAAATGACGTGAACGTGACGTCAGATGCTACACCGCCTATTACCTTAGGGGAAGGAGAACGGTTGATAACATACACAGCAATAGATGCATCAGAAAATAAAGCTACCTGTACCTTTGGTGTAATTGTTGAAG TTCGACGTTGTAAAACATTACTTGCTCCTATGCACGGACATCTTGGTGGCGTAAATTGCGGCAACCATCTTGGAACATCGTGTGAAATTGTTTGCAATGAAGGGTATTATATGGTGGGCGGTGATAGTAATCGGACGTGTTCTCTACAAAATGGTCAGCCTATCTGGACAGGTCAACAGCCAAGTTGTTCTA ATGTTATTTGTCCTGAAGTTGAAGCTCCACAACATGTGCTCAAAGCTGCCTGTTCTGCTCCTTACATTCTACACACCGAATGCCAGTACATTTGCCAGAAAGGCTACAACAAAGTCAGCGGATCTGACCGGCAAACATGCGGAATAAGCGGCGAATGGACTGGCTCACTTATTCAATGTGAAA TTCAAACGTGCAGAGCAATTCCGGCATTTGCACATGGCATGATAATTCCAGCCAACTGTACCAATGCTGGTGGTCGCTACAACGATGAATGCACCTTCAGCTGTGTTGAGAACTATGAACTGCAAGGTGAAGCCGTACATGTCTGTGGAGCCAGTGGCCAGTGGAGTAATATGGATGATGAACATGTCTGTCAAG ATCCAACTGCTCCAAAGCTGGGGCAGTGTCCAGACAATATCAATGTTGTTGCAAATCGCAATGAAACAACAGCTGAAGCATTATGGGTGATTCCAGACAGCTTTGATGAAAACGGTGAAAGGTTAAATGTCACATCTTCAAAGCCAAATGGAGAACGCCTCTCTGAAGGGAACCACACAATCGTTTTGTCTGCTACCGACTCCAAAGGCAAAAACTCATCTTGCCGCTTCATTGTTGAAGTAACAG TTCACAGGTGCCCAGAACATCCTCCGTTTGAACATGGCCTCATGATTGGTCAGTGTAACAATCATTATGGGACATCATGTCAGTTTGCCTGTGAGACCGGTTTCCTTCTAACAGGTTCCAGAATCAGGACTTGTGAACTCTTTGatggaaataacaacatatttgATTGGACGGGAGACATGCCTGGATGTGGAg cgAATTTGTGTCCGATGTTCCCCTCCCCTGAAAATGGACTAATCCAAGGATGTGATGCAAGCCAACCACAACCATACCAGACACAATGTCAGGTGCAATGCTCAGAGGGTTACAGACAGACATCTGGAGACAACCTACGAGTGTGTCTCGATAATGGCACCTGGGATGGAATACCCTTAGACTGTCAAG GTGTGGCTTGCCCAGGAGTTTCGATTGAAGGAGTTTCAGTATACCCGCCAAGTTGTTCAAATGGAGCAGTCTACCGGGATGAATGTCATTTTGGATGCAACCAAGGATATGCTTTGAGAGGTGCACTCTCACAATATTGCTCAGCAAGCGGCCAGTGGACCCAGAATGATAATGACACATTTTGTGAAG ATATAACACCTCCAGTTTTCACAGATTGTCCTGATGAATTGCCATTCCAGGCAGATGAATGCCAGAGACAGGCTCTGGTAGACTTTTCAGACCCAAAGGCAGAAGATAATTCTGGCCAAGTTGTAGTATCAGCATTGACAATTTTGTTTGAAGGCCTACCCACTTATCTACCTGACGGTGAATTCAAGTTTAACTACATTGCTGAAGACGATGCAAGAAATATAGCAAGATGTTCATTTAAAGTTAAAGTTATTg TGACCCAATGTCCAGATCTGCCAATCACCAACAGCTTAGACATCAACACCTCTTGTAACAATCTGTACGGCTCAATAGCTAAGTTCAGGTGTACAAGAGCGTACTCCACCCTAGAAGGACAGTCAAACGTAACGTGTCTCTCTACTGGGGAATGGAGTGATTCAACTCCACATTGTAACG AGGTGATGTGTAATCCACTTCGTAATCAAGATTATGGTAAAGTAATGCCTTTTGTGTATCCATACTCATGCAGTGCACGACGTCACCCTGTAGGCAAACAATGTCACATTCGCTGCCCTTTTGGTTACCAGTCACGTGACGGGACAACGTCAGTCAGGTGTCTGCCAAATGGCCAATGGACTTCTCTTCCTGACAGTCTTTGTGTTG atATAACTCCTCCCAGATTCATCAGTTGTCCCTCTGCGATAACTAAATACCTTTCACCGAGAAAGTCAACCGTGAAGGTTACATGGAATAAGCCAAGACCATTTGATACTTCAG GTGTATTCAATCTAACTTCCCCTGATGTTGAGCAACCGTTACAACTTGGACCTGGTATAACACGGCTTAATTATGTTGCCACAGACGGTAGTGGAAATGAGGCTCATTGTATTTTTACCATTACTGTAATAG ATGCTCAAAAACCGACAGTTAAAGGCTGCCCTGAAGTTCAAGCTTTGAAGTCCGACACGCTTCCTATAGAGTTCAAGTGGCATCATTCGCCAGTGTTTGCCGATAACGTGAACGTGACGGACATTACGTACAGTAGGCAGAAAGGTGATCTTGTATACGAATGGGGCGAGTACAGCGTTGATATTACCGCTACCGATGACAACAACAACGCTGCTACTTGTACAATGCTAGTTGAAGCTGTTCCAA cTGATCCTTGTAAAACTTTGGATGCTCCTAAGAATGGACAGATGAACTGTAAGGCACACCACTGCACAGCGACCTGTAGGGACGGATACGTATTCCTCGATGGTCAAACTAGACACAAGTATAACTGTAATACGGTGCTAGGCCGTTGGAACCATGGCAATCCAACCGATCCACAACCATTCGCAGCCAGCTGTTCAAAAG ttATACCTGGCAATGAGATTCGGTTGGAGCGCCAGGATGCATTGGTTTTTTCCCATCCTACTCCGATTGATTGCCGTAACACCTCTGCCAGTCGACAAACACAGATTCAAAATCTGTTAGACTCAAGCAAATTTATA ACATTTTGTCAAAGTCATGAAGATATTCAGTGTTCGTTTAAAGACATTTCGTCACTATGTGCGAACAACCGTGTCAAACGAACAACATTGGCAATACTCTCAAATGAAGTTGGGGTGATGTTTACCTATGTGGCCACAAG ttccAATGCAGATCTCTTGGACCAGATGTTAAGAGCCATCAACATTTCCATCAATGACCTTTGGCCTGAAAGTAAAGCTTATTTGGATATCAACGGAGACAGGGTTACTTTAGCTCCCTCCATATCAGAAAAGGGAACAGTTAGTTCAGTATGTCCGAAAGGTCAGAGTGCGGCCAATAAGAAGTGTG TGCAATGTTCACCAGGTACATTTTATGATATACACTTTGAGAGGTGTCTCCCTTGCCAAGTGGGAACCTATCAGGATAAGGAAGGTCAACTAGCCTGTGTACCATGTCCAAGAGGGACAAGCACTCCAGGGTCAAGTGCATTTAGCCTAGACAGTTGTACAC GTTCATGTAGACCTGGTAACTATTCCTATCTTGGTATAGAACCATGTAACAAGTGTGCCGTTGGCACTTACCAGACGCGGTACAACAGCAGGTTCTGCACACGATGTCCGAAAGGTGTTGAAACACACGATGAAGGATCATCATCAATAAGAGAATGCATAG GTTATGAAACATATTCAACAGCAAGCCCAAGTGAAATTCCAACAGGCTCTATCAAACCAACAAAGGGCCAGATGACAACACAGGCCATGACTACAGCATCCAGCAATGATAGCGAAGTAGCAACCTTAAAAGACAGTCGAGAATTTAGCATCATAATAGTCGTAGTATGTGTAGCAGTTGCCTtctttgttattgttgttattgctATATGTGTTGTAAAAAGAAGAAg gAAAAAAGGAACGTTTAAACCCCACCGCCTAAATGATGACTCACAGCCTGTGAGCAACATGTTCCAGGAGTTAGGAGAAATGCAAACTCTCTGCTTTGAGAATCAAACATACAGTGCTGATAATG taGATAAAAACATTGAAGATGATTTTGGCTATTCGATGTTGGAAAACGACAACACATCAATTGGAAAGCCGCTTACGTCATTCAAAGTAGATGAAAATGATGATCTTCTCGCCactttgtaa